The Deltaproteobacteria bacterium genome has a segment encoding these proteins:
- the dnaX gene encoding DNA polymerase III subunit gamma/tau, producing MSYLVLARKWRPQVFEDVIGQRHVSQTLQNAITSKRVAHAYLFSGPRGVGKTTVARIFAKALNCLNGPAPVPCNECQICRDITRSSSVDVLEIDGASNTGVDSIRELRETVKYLPSMGRYRIYIIDEVHMLSNNAFNALLKTLEEPPAHTIFMFATTEPHKIPNTILSRCQRFDFKRIPLKDVQTQLRHIAASEGIDISDTAIFLLANESEGSMRDSQSLLDQVISFSGSKISDEDVMNALGIMDRKLLFQFADSIIKRDDETVLNLIENIYNFGYDLKRFCQSLLEYFRNLVVIKTVKDGKDVLDVPDIEILELQKLAKDTSFLNLQMLFNILYRGFEDVSRSALPRFIFEMTALRMTHIDSSESLTDIIKKLDTLSSGSTGKEEQKVKGNNNLADVVSDMPYSSSNKEISVFGFKSSGSSSDLWKKLVAFIKKKKPALASHLEFAVPDVINEKDISVRVKDGHYYTYLVNNKDNFSKLCEEFFGKQMVIEIRAGKDENETVSAKNETMEDPIIKDALKIFGGRIV from the coding sequence ATGTCCTATCTCGTACTTGCAAGAAAATGGAGACCACAGGTCTTTGAAGATGTTATTGGGCAGAGGCATGTCAGCCAAACCCTTCAAAATGCCATTACATCAAAAAGGGTTGCCCATGCATACCTTTTTTCTGGACCAAGAGGCGTTGGAAAAACAACCGTTGCCCGTATCTTTGCAAAGGCATTAAACTGTCTTAATGGCCCAGCCCCTGTTCCGTGCAATGAATGCCAGATATGCAGGGATATAACCCGCAGTTCCTCTGTTGATGTCCTTGAAATAGACGGTGCATCCAATACCGGCGTGGATAGTATAAGGGAACTACGGGAAACAGTTAAGTATCTTCCTTCTATGGGAAGATACAGGATTTATATAATAGATGAGGTGCATATGCTCTCAAATAACGCATTTAACGCACTTCTAAAAACCCTTGAAGAACCGCCAGCCCATACAATCTTTATGTTTGCAACTACCGAACCTCACAAGATTCCAAATACAATCCTCTCGCGGTGCCAGAGATTTGATTTTAAGAGGATACCGCTGAAAGATGTGCAAACACAGTTAAGGCATATTGCCGCATCAGAAGGCATTGATATAAGTGATACCGCGATTTTTCTTCTGGCAAATGAGTCTGAAGGTAGCATGAGGGATTCCCAGAGCCTCTTGGACCAGGTCATATCATTTTCAGGCAGTAAAATCTCTGATGAAGATGTTATGAATGCCCTTGGTATCATGGATAGAAAACTTTTGTTCCAGTTTGCTGACTCCATCATAAAAAGGGACGATGAGACGGTTCTGAATTTAATTGAAAATATATATAACTTTGGGTATGATCTTAAAAGATTTTGCCAGTCGCTCCTTGAGTATTTCAGAAATCTTGTTGTAATAAAGACAGTTAAAGATGGGAAGGATGTCCTTGATGTGCCTGATATTGAGATTCTAGAACTCCAAAAACTGGCAAAAGATACCTCTTTTTTAAATCTGCAAATGCTGTTTAACATCCTCTATCGCGGTTTTGAGGATGTTTCAAGGTCGGCACTGCCTCGTTTTATTTTTGAAATGACAGCGCTTCGCATGACACATATTGACTCATCTGAATCATTGACAGATATTATTAAAAAACTTGATACCCTGTCATCAGGAAGCACAGGAAAAGAAGAACAGAAAGTAAAAGGTAACAACAACTTGGCAGATGTTGTTTCTGATATGCCATATTCAAGTTCTAACAAGGAAATATCAGTTTTTGGTTTTAAATCGTCAGGCAGTAGCAGTGATTTGTGGAAAAAACTTGTTGCATTTATAAAAAAGAAAAAACCTGCACTGGCATCTCACCTTGAGTTTGCAGTGCCTGATGTGATTAATGAAAAAGATATTTCAGTAAGGGTCAAGGACGGCCATTACTATACATATCTTGTCAACAACAAGGATAACTTTTCAAAACTGTGTGAGGAGTTCTTTGGTAAACAGATGGTAATTGAGATAAGGGCAGGTAAAGATGAAAATGAGACTGTAAGTGCCAAAAATGAAACTATGGAAGACCCTATTATTAAGGATGCCTTGAAGATATTTGGCGGAAGGATTGTATAA
- the hisZ gene encoding ATP phosphoribosyltransferase regulatory subunit produces MVSQLNISLPQGVRDILPEEAEKARHVEDAVISVFEKNGFKQVITPLLEYLDVVLLGLGAELKDKIFKFVESVSGKIIAIRPDITPQVARMVAARMKDYPLPLKLCYNENIVRYDDLRAGTPVELRQIGAEYIGEDSSKADAEIISTAIEAMKKTKVMGFKIDIGHIGFFKGLMEDIKANKSIEKSIRRSVLIKDSSSLKEILSSVKDSDSKRIIAELPFMFGGKEVIGRVKPLVKAESARKALDDIAKVIEILKKRKMEQYVTVDLGEVRGFDYYTGIIFEGFAKGVGKALLRGGRYDNLLGKYGYPCPATGFAINIESVAAAIKKENGV; encoded by the coding sequence ATGGTTAGTCAACTAAACATATCCCTCCCGCAGGGTGTCCGTGATATACTCCCTGAAGAGGCTGAAAAGGCAAGGCATGTTGAGGATGCTGTAATTTCAGTTTTTGAGAAAAATGGATTTAAGCAGGTTATTACGCCGCTTCTGGAATATCTTGATGTTGTATTGCTTGGATTGGGCGCTGAACTAAAGGACAAGATATTTAAGTTTGTTGAGTCTGTTTCAGGTAAAATAATAGCCATAAGACCTGACATCACGCCGCAGGTGGCTAGAATGGTTGCCGCACGGATGAAAGATTATCCGCTGCCGCTCAAGTTGTGCTATAATGAAAACATTGTCAGATATGATGACCTTCGTGCAGGAACACCTGTAGAACTCCGTCAGATAGGTGCAGAATACATAGGTGAAGACTCTTCAAAGGCAGATGCAGAGATTATATCAACTGCCATAGAGGCGATGAAGAAGACGAAGGTAATGGGTTTCAAGATTGATATAGGGCATATAGGTTTTTTTAAAGGACTTATGGAGGATATTAAGGCTAACAAATCCATTGAAAAAAGTATCAGACGATCTGTGCTTATAAAAGACAGTTCGTCTTTAAAAGAGATACTGTCTTCTGTTAAAGATAGTGATTCAAAAAGAATCATTGCTGAACTGCCCTTTATGTTTGGCGGAAAAGAAGTTATAGGCAGGGTCAAACCTCTTGTGAAGGCAGAATCTGCCAGAAAGGCATTGGATGATATTGCAAAAGTTATTGAGATACTCAAGAAGAGGAAAATGGAACAGTATGTAACCGTTGACCTCGGTGAGGTAAGGGGTTTTGATTATTATACAGGCATAATATTTGAAGGCTTTGCAAAAGGTGTTGGCAAAGCACTGCTTCGGGGTGGACGATACGATAATCTCTTGGGAAAATACGGCTATCCATGCCCTGCAACCGGTTTTGCAATTAATATAGAAAGTGTAGCGGCAGCAATAAAAAAAGAGAATGGGGTTTAA
- a CDS encoding YbaB/EbfC family nucleoid-associated protein: MKNLGNILKQAQKMQEKMAQVQQELAAKTIESSSGGGMVTAVVNGKQELVSIKIDPSVVNADDVEMLQDLVAAAVNSAIKKSQEMMSEEMGKVTGGLNIPGLF, encoded by the coding sequence ATGAAGAATCTGGGTAATATATTGAAACAGGCACAAAAGATGCAGGAAAAGATGGCACAGGTTCAGCAGGAACTTGCTGCCAAAACCATTGAATCTTCTTCAGGAGGCGGCATGGTTACTGCTGTTGTAAACGGCAAGCAGGAACTTGTATCTATAAAGATTGACCCTTCTGTTGTAAATGCCGATGATGTGGAAATGCTTCAGGATCTGGTTGCGGCTGCTGTAAACAGCGCTATAAAAAAATCACAGGAGATGATGTCTGAAGAGATGGGCAAGGTAACAGGGGGACTCAATATCCCTGGACTATTTTAA
- a CDS encoding 2-oxoacid:acceptor oxidoreductase family protein, which translates to MADYTEIRWHGRAQQGIVTAAKVLAEAALSSGKYVQAFPEFGPERMGAPVRAFNRISSEPIRIHGQVTNPHIILIVDPTLIGTVNVTEGTPQNAVFIINTPKLPDEMKKKLSLGSHARVFTIDASKISIECIGRHIPNTPMLGAMAKATGVVSVDALTDDFKENYAKKYSPKVIEGNISAIRHGFEQVREG; encoded by the coding sequence ATGGCTGATTACACTGAGATAAGATGGCATGGAAGGGCACAGCAGGGCATTGTTACTGCGGCAAAGGTTCTGGCAGAGGCGGCATTATCCAGCGGCAAGTATGTTCAGGCGTTTCCTGAGTTTGGTCCAGAAAGGATGGGCGCTCCTGTCAGGGCGTTCAACAGGATTTCATCGGAACCAATCAGGATTCATGGACAGGTAACCAATCCCCATATCATCCTTATAGTTGACCCAACCCTTATAGGCACGGTAAATGTTACAGAAGGCACACCTCAAAATGCAGTATTTATCATAAATACCCCGAAACTACCTGATGAGATGAAGAAAAAACTATCACTGGGCAGCCATGCAAGGGTCTTCACCATTGATGCAAGCAAGATATCAATTGAGTGTATCGGCAGGCATATACCGAATACGCCGATGCTCGGTGCAATGGCAAAGGCAACAGGTGTAGTAAGTGTTGATGCACTGACAGATGACTTTAAAGAGAACTATGCAAAGAAATATAGTCCAAAGGTTATAGAGGGAAATATTAGTGCTATCAGGCATGGCTTTGAACAGGTAAGGGAGGGCTAG
- a CDS encoding adenylosuccinate synthase — MSKNVVIVGAQWGDEGKGKIVDILSEYCDVVVRFQGGNNAGHTIVVGDDKFILHLIPSGILTPGKRCVIGNGVVIDPAVLLEEMEMLKKKGCNVSESNLFISEDSHLIMPYHKVLDIARERLRGSSKIGTTGRGIGPAYEDKVARCGIRCRDLLNKDIFKEKLKINLIEKNSCLKDTLGEHGFEVEEIYCQYMEYAQRIERYITNTSIFLDSAVKQNQKILFEGAQGTLLDVDHGTYPFVTSSNTVAAQASTGSGIGPTKLGSILGVSKAYTTRVGEGPFPTELKGEEGSRLREKGKEFGATTGRPRRCGWFDAVALRHSVRVNGLESVIMTKLDILDELEEIKICAGYNYNGTILEDLPTDVHELGNCIPVSETLHGWKQDIQWITSFEKLPNNTKEYIKRIELLTGVSVVMISVGAKRKEAIMLKNPFE, encoded by the coding sequence ATGTCTAAAAATGTAGTCATTGTCGGTGCCCAGTGGGGTGATGAGGGTAAAGGCAAGATAGTTGATATACTGAGTGAATACTGTGATGTAGTTGTCAGGTTTCAGGGTGGCAATAATGCAGGACATACCATTGTTGTTGGTGATGATAAGTTCATTCTCCATCTTATCCCATCCGGCATACTTACTCCGGGAAAGAGATGTGTTATAGGAAATGGTGTTGTTATTGACCCGGCAGTTCTTCTGGAAGAGATGGAAATGCTGAAAAAAAAGGGCTGCAATGTTAGCGAATCAAATCTCTTTATAAGTGAAGATAGTCATCTGATTATGCCGTATCATAAAGTGCTGGATATAGCAAGGGAACGGTTAAGGGGCAGTTCAAAGATAGGGACAACAGGCAGAGGGATAGGTCCTGCGTATGAAGACAAGGTTGCAAGATGCGGTATCAGATGCCGCGACCTCTTAAATAAAGATATATTCAAAGAGAAACTCAAGATAAATCTCATAGAAAAAAATAGTTGTCTAAAAGATACATTAGGTGAACACGGCTTTGAGGTAGAAGAAATTTACTGCCAATACATGGAATATGCACAAAGGATTGAGCGGTATATAACAAACACATCCATTTTTCTTGATAGTGCTGTTAAACAAAACCAGAAGATACTTTTTGAGGGGGCGCAGGGAACGCTTTTAGATGTTGACCATGGCACATATCCATTTGTTACATCCAGTAACACCGTAGCTGCACAGGCATCAACAGGAAGCGGTATCGGTCCCACAAAACTTGGCAGTATTTTGGGTGTATCAAAGGCATATACAACAAGGGTTGGAGAGGGACCATTCCCAACTGAACTTAAAGGTGAAGAAGGCAGCAGGCTCAGGGAAAAGGGGAAGGAATTTGGTGCAACAACAGGAAGACCTAGAAGGTGCGGCTGGTTTGATGCAGTTGCCTTAAGGCATTCAGTAAGGGTAAATGGACTGGAATCTGTAATAATGACAAAACTTGATATACTTGATGAACTTGAAGAGATAAAGATATGTGCGGGATATAACTATAATGGAACAATATTAGAAGATTTGCCCACAGATGTCCATGAATTAGGGAACTGCATACCTGTATCTGAAACACTGCACGGCTGGAAACAAGATATACAGTGGATTACCTCATTTGAAAAATTACCGAACAATACAAAGGAATATATAAAAAGGATTGAACTGCTGACAGGGGTTAGTGTGGTTATGATTTCTGTTGGTGCAAAGAGAAAAGAAGCAATAATGTTAAAAAATCCGTTTGAATGA
- the recR gene encoding recombination protein RecR, with protein sequence MAYYAEPIMRLVQELSRLPGIGEKTATRLAIYILNSSNGYAEALVKSLLDVKQNIKACSVCFNMTDRDTCSICSNTGRNHEIICLVEGINDLAAIEKAGRYKGTYHVLHGVISPLKGIGPDDIGVAELLKRVHAGNIKEVIIATNPTVDGEATALYITKVLKPSGIKITRLATGIPMGSDIEYIDSATLSMAIDGRREI encoded by the coding sequence ATGGCATACTATGCAGAGCCGATAATGAGGCTTGTTCAGGAACTTTCAAGACTGCCGGGTATAGGAGAAAAGACCGCAACCCGTCTTGCAATATACATCCTGAATTCCTCTAATGGATACGCAGAGGCGCTTGTTAAAAGTCTTCTGGATGTAAAACAGAATATAAAGGCATGTTCAGTCTGTTTTAATATGACAGACAGGGACACTTGTTCAATATGCAGTAATACAGGAAGAAATCATGAGATTATATGCCTTGTTGAAGGCATAAACGACCTTGCTGCTATTGAAAAGGCAGGCAGATATAAAGGCACCTACCATGTCCTGCATGGCGTAATCTCTCCTTTAAAGGGTATAGGTCCTGATGATATAGGGGTAGCGGAACTGCTTAAAAGGGTTCATGCCGGAAATATTAAAGAGGTTATAATCGCAACAAACCCCACTGTTGACGGAGAGGCAACTGCCCTTTATATTACAAAGGTTTTAAAACCATCAGGCATAAAGATTACAAGGCTCGCAACAGGCATCCCAATGGGAAGCGATATTGAATATATAGATAGTGCAACACTTAGCATGGCAATAGATGGAAGAAGGGAGATATGA
- a CDS encoding phosphoglycerate dehydrogenase: MRVLISDSMSDKCVEILKNVSGIQVDVNTKLKPEELKNIIKDYHGLVVRSATKVTKEIIDAADNLKVIGRAGTGVDNIDINAATKRGIVVMNTPGGNTITTAEHAVSMLLSLSRKIPQATASMRKGEWEKKRFEGTEVTGKTLGILGVGNIGSVVADRAIGLKMNVIAYDPFISEEAANRLGIEVVSLDALYKRSDFISIHVPLTNETKNMVNKDAFANMKKGVKLINCARGGIVNEKDLADAIKKGIVSGAAFDVFEKEPTPADNPLLQMEEVILTPHLGASTFEAQESVAIAIAEQIAEYLSKGTIRNAVNVPSVPTELLLTLGQYITLAEKLGSLQGQILKGGIEEIVVEYTGDVANYDVASVTISALKGVLDQVLDQQVNFVNAPFIAKERGIKVIETKSSRTIDFASTITIKVKTKEKENLVEGALFGKKDLRIVRINEFFIDAVPDGYLLLLHNYDKPGVIGNIGTLLGKSNINIARLHLGRESIGGEAVSVWNVDTPVSENVMGKLLKLPNIISVKVVRL, encoded by the coding sequence TAAAGAATGTTTCAGGCATTCAGGTTGATGTCAATACAAAACTAAAGCCAGAGGAATTAAAAAATATTATAAAGGATTATCACGGCCTTGTTGTAAGGAGCGCGACAAAGGTTACAAAAGAGATTATTGATGCTGCGGATAACCTTAAGGTTATTGGCAGGGCTGGGACAGGCGTTGACAACATTGACATAAATGCCGCGACAAAAAGGGGCATTGTTGTGATGAACACCCCGGGCGGCAATACAATAACAACTGCTGAACATGCAGTATCAATGCTCCTTTCCCTGTCAAGAAAGATACCGCAGGCAACAGCATCCATGAGAAAAGGCGAGTGGGAAAAGAAAAGGTTTGAAGGCACAGAGGTTACAGGAAAGACCCTGGGCATATTAGGTGTTGGGAATATCGGCAGTGTTGTTGCTGACAGGGCAATTGGCTTAAAGATGAATGTGATTGCATACGACCCGTTTATTTCAGAGGAGGCTGCTAACAGGCTTGGGATTGAGGTTGTATCATTAGACGCACTTTATAAAAGGAGCGACTTTATATCTATCCATGTGCCTTTGACAAACGAGACAAAAAATATGGTGAATAAAGATGCCTTTGCAAATATGAAAAAGGGCGTAAAACTCATAAACTGTGCCAGAGGTGGCATTGTAAATGAAAAGGATTTGGCTGATGCGATAAAAAAAGGCATTGTCTCAGGCGCTGCATTTGATGTTTTTGAAAAAGAACCGACGCCAGCAGATAATCCTCTTCTGCAGATGGAAGAGGTAATCCTGACCCCCCACCTCGGCGCTTCAACATTTGAGGCGCAGGAGAGCGTTGCAATTGCAATTGCAGAGCAGATTGCAGAATATCTTTCAAAAGGCACAATAAGAAATGCTGTGAATGTGCCGTCTGTGCCTACTGAACTATTGTTGACACTTGGGCAGTATATAACCCTTGCTGAAAAACTTGGTAGCCTTCAGGGGCAGATACTCAAAGGCGGGATAGAGGAGATAGTAGTTGAATATACAGGTGATGTTGCAAATTATGATGTTGCATCTGTTACCATATCAGCACTGAAAGGCGTCCTTGACCAGGTGCTTGACCAGCAGGTAAACTTTGTAAATGCCCCGTTTATAGCAAAGGAACGAGGCATAAAGGTTATTGAAACAAAAAGTTCCAGAACAATAGACTTTGCAAGCACAATTACAATAAAGGTTAAGACAAAGGAAAAGGAGAATCTTGTTGAAGGCGCCTTATTTGGCAAGAAGGATTTAAGGATAGTTAGAATAAATGAATTCTTTATAGATGCGGTTCCGGATGGTTATCTGCTGCTCCTCCATAATTATGATAAACCAGGGGTTATAGGCAATATCGGGACACTCCTCGGTAAAAGCAATATAAATATTGCAAGACTCCATCTCGGCAGAGAGTCTATCGGAGGTGAGGCTGTCTCTGTCTGGAATGTGGACACCCCTGTTTCTGAAAATGTTATGGGAAAACTTCTTAAACTTCCAAACATAATCTCTGTAAAGGTTGTAAGATTATAA
- a CDS encoding 4Fe-4S binding protein yields MMKRGWKETPIRGIILEAGSSHDYATGGWRKIKPVLDSAKCIDCMLCWVFCPDSAVIVENGKMLGFDLEHCKGCGICAEECPDKVKAITMLAEEEEEEIA; encoded by the coding sequence CTGATGAAAAGGGGCTGGAAAGAGACGCCAATAAGGGGCATTATACTTGAGGCAGGCAGTTCCCATGATTATGCAACAGGCGGATGGCGGAAAATAAAGCCTGTCCTTGACAGTGCAAAGTGTATAGACTGTATGCTCTGCTGGGTCTTCTGCCCTGATTCTGCTGTTATAGTTGAAAATGGAAAGATGCTCGGCTTTGACCTTGAACACTGCAAAGGGTGCGGTATATGTGCAGAGGAATGTCCTGACAAGGTCAAGGCAATCACAATGCTTGCAGAGGAAGAAGAGGAGGAGATAGCATGA